From one Streptomyces sp. R41 genomic stretch:
- a CDS encoding acyl-CoA dehydrogenase family protein — protein MSASSKLPPFDPADPLGIDDLLEPEDLAIRETVRAWAADRVLPYVAEWYEKGELPGIRELARELGGIGALGMSLQGYGCAGASAVQYGLACLELEAADSGIRSLVSVQGSLAMYAIHRFGSEEQKQRWLPDMASGDVIGCFGLTEPDHGSDPGSMRTHAKRDGGDWVLNGRKMWITNGSVAGVAVVWAQTDDGIRGFVVPTDVPGFSAPEIKHKWSLRASVTSELILDDVRLPADAVLPEVTGLKGPLSCLSHARYGIVWGAMGAARSSFEAAVEYAKTREQFGRPIGGFQLTQAKLADMAVELHKGILLAHHLGRRMDAGRLRPEQVSFGKLNNVREAIEICRTARTILGANGISLEYPVMRHATNLESVLTYEGTVEMHQLVLGKALTGLDAFR, from the coding sequence ATGTCCGCGTCCTCGAAGCTCCCGCCCTTCGACCCCGCCGACCCCCTCGGCATCGATGACCTCCTGGAGCCGGAGGATCTCGCGATCCGCGAGACCGTGCGGGCCTGGGCCGCGGACCGGGTGCTGCCGTACGTCGCCGAGTGGTACGAGAAGGGGGAGCTGCCCGGGATCCGGGAGCTGGCGCGGGAGCTGGGCGGGATCGGGGCGCTCGGGATGTCGCTCCAGGGGTACGGGTGCGCGGGGGCCAGTGCCGTTCAGTACGGGCTCGCATGTCTGGAGCTCGAGGCCGCCGATTCCGGGATTCGCTCGCTCGTGTCCGTGCAGGGCTCCCTTGCCATGTACGCCATTCATCGGTTCGGCAGCGAAGAACAGAAGCAGCGGTGGCTGCCGGACATGGCCTCCGGTGACGTCATCGGGTGCTTCGGGCTCACCGAGCCCGACCACGGGTCCGACCCCGGCTCCATGCGGACGCACGCCAAGCGCGACGGCGGGGACTGGGTCCTCAACGGGCGGAAGATGTGGATCACCAACGGGTCCGTGGCCGGGGTCGCCGTCGTCTGGGCGCAGACCGACGACGGGATCCGCGGGTTCGTCGTGCCCACGGACGTGCCCGGATTCTCCGCTCCCGAGATCAAGCACAAGTGGTCGCTGCGGGCCAGCGTCACCAGCGAGCTGATCCTCGACGACGTACGGCTGCCCGCCGACGCCGTGCTGCCGGAGGTGACCGGGTTGAAGGGGCCGCTCAGCTGTCTCTCGCACGCGCGGTACGGGATCGTGTGGGGTGCCATGGGCGCCGCGCGGTCCAGCTTCGAGGCCGCCGTCGAGTACGCGAAGACGCGCGAGCAGTTCGGACGGCCCATCGGCGGCTTTCAGCTCACCCAGGCCAAGCTCGCCGACATGGCGGTCGAGCTGCACAAGGGGATTCTGCTCGCCCATCACCTGGGGCGGCGCATGGACGCGGGACGGCTCCGCCCCGAACAGGTCAGCTTCGGCAAGCTCAACAACGTACGGGAGGCCATCGAGATCTGCCGTACCGCGCGGACGATTCTCGGCGCCAACGGCATCTCGCTCGAATACCCCGTGATGCGGCACGCCACGAATCTGGAGTCGGTGCTCACCTACGAAGGCACCGTCGAAATGCATCAACTCGTGCTGGGCAAGGCGCTCACCGGACTCGATGCCTTCCGCTGA
- a CDS encoding MFS transporter — MSGTTTAAARCRREAGAGANRWVVLVVLCVSLLLVALDATVLHVAVPAVTEDLKPGAIELLWIVDVYPLVCASLLILFGTLGDRVGRRRVLLLGYGLFGVASGIAALADNAQVLIGARALLGVGGAMIMPATLSILRQVFPDRRERALAIGIWSAVAAVGAAVGPLLGGFLLEHFWWGSVFLVNIPLMLVSLPIGRLLLPESRGDRNGPWDVVGALMAAAGLFGIVLGVKRLGGGEAPFSPFTLVPLLVGGALMAGFVRRQRRREQPLVDLRMFSRPAFSTSVGCIVLAMLALVGLELIAAQYLQLVLGLSPLETGLRLLPLTVAAMASGLAGAKMLRRFGPRAMVCFGFCLTAAAVVTLTAMGADDNTGLLLFGFILLGFGLETTLFGAYESMLSEAPPAQAGGAAAIGETSYQLGAGIGIALLGSVMNAAYAPGLSSVPGVSAADSRAAGHSLGEAYEVAGRLGGSPGAALRHAARDSFVHGLHVTLLVSAGLLMLGAVMALRLPRVMECGAPAAGSAIPAPREVAESRVSA; from the coding sequence ATGTCCGGGACGACCACGGCCGCTGCGCGATGCCGTCGGGAGGCCGGGGCCGGTGCCAACCGCTGGGTCGTCCTCGTCGTCCTCTGCGTCAGCCTCTTGCTGGTCGCCCTCGACGCCACCGTGCTGCATGTCGCGGTGCCCGCCGTCACCGAGGACCTCAAGCCCGGCGCGATAGAACTGCTCTGGATCGTCGACGTCTACCCGCTCGTCTGCGCCTCGCTGCTCATACTCTTCGGCACGCTCGGTGACCGCGTCGGCCGCAGACGTGTCCTCCTTCTCGGGTACGGGCTCTTCGGCGTCGCCTCCGGGATCGCGGCCCTCGCCGACAACGCCCAGGTCCTCATCGGCGCGCGCGCCCTGCTCGGCGTCGGCGGCGCGATGATCATGCCCGCGACGCTGTCGATCCTGCGCCAGGTCTTTCCCGACCGGCGGGAGCGGGCGCTCGCGATCGGCATCTGGAGCGCGGTCGCCGCGGTGGGAGCGGCGGTGGGGCCGCTGCTGGGCGGCTTCCTCCTGGAGCACTTCTGGTGGGGGTCCGTCTTCCTCGTCAATATCCCGCTGATGCTGGTCAGCCTGCCGATCGGGCGGCTGCTGCTGCCCGAGTCGCGGGGCGACCGGAACGGTCCCTGGGATGTGGTGGGGGCTTTGATGGCCGCCGCCGGGCTTTTCGGGATCGTCCTCGGAGTGAAGCGGCTCGGTGGCGGTGAGGCGCCGTTCAGTCCGTTCACGCTGGTGCCGCTGCTCGTGGGCGGTGCGCTGATGGCCGGGTTCGTACGGCGACAGCGGCGGCGTGAGCAGCCGCTGGTCGATCTGCGGATGTTCTCGCGGCCCGCGTTCAGTACGTCCGTGGGGTGCATCGTGCTGGCCATGCTCGCCCTCGTCGGGCTCGAGCTGATCGCCGCGCAGTACTTGCAGCTCGTGCTCGGGCTGTCGCCGCTGGAGACCGGGCTGCGGCTGCTTCCGCTGACGGTCGCGGCGATGGCGTCGGGGCTCGCCGGGGCGAAGATGCTGCGGCGGTTCGGGCCACGCGCGATGGTCTGCTTCGGGTTCTGTCTCACCGCGGCCGCGGTGGTGACGCTCACGGCGATGGGCGCGGACGACAACACGGGGCTGCTGCTCTTCGGGTTCATTCTGCTGGGGTTCGGGCTGGAGACGACGCTCTTCGGGGCGTACGAGTCGATGCTCAGCGAGGCGCCGCCGGCGCAGGCGGGTGGGGCCGCCGCGATCGGCGAGACCTCGTACCAGCTGGGCGCCGGGATCGGTATCGCGCTCCTGGGGAGCGTGATGAACGCGGCGTACGCGCCCGGACTGTCGTCGGTTCCCGGCGTTTCGGCGGCCGATTCACGTGCCGCGGGACACTCGCTCGGGGAGGCGTACGAGGTTGCCGGGCGGCTCGGGGGGTCTCCCGGGGCGGCGCTTCGGCATGCTGCTCGGGACTCCTTTGTGCACGGGTTGCATGTGACCCTGCTGGTCAGCGCGGGGTTGTTGATGCTGGGGGCCGTGATGGCGCTGCGGTTGCCGCGGGTCATGGAGTGCGGGGCGCCTGCGGCGGGCTCGGCGATTCCCGCGCCCAGGGAAGTTGCCGAGTCGCGCGTGTCCGCGTAG
- a CDS encoding glycosyltransferase family 39 protein, producing MTDLETPVATPPRTGALRRAAPALLGYAAVRALGLIALAVWSAAHGKSAHTLLTARWDSLWYTRVADLGYGYEVRLPNGDVHSNLAFFPLLPWLERLVSAVTPLSYADAGLLVSTLASLAAAWGIFAVADHVYGRRVGVCAVLVWAVLPVGIVQSMAYSESLFTALAAWSLYAMLTGRWLTAGLLASLAGLTRPVGIAVVAALWTAAITSFAGEFVRDRSAPRPDGAFVWPRALGMLLAPLGAAGYVLWVGHRTGKGPLGYLDVQAGWRNGFDGGYAFARFIGDKFTSFPSALAGVGLIVGVALIVWLYVTCVRQGQPLPLLVYAGVVTALALCASSYFGSKPRLLLPAFPLLLPLAVALARLRTSRSALVLGGVAVASAVYGAFWLNGSGPP from the coding sequence GTGACCGATCTTGAGACGCCTGTCGCGACACCGCCCCGCACGGGCGCCCTGCGCCGGGCCGCGCCCGCACTCCTGGGGTACGCGGCCGTGCGCGCCCTGGGCCTCATCGCCCTGGCCGTGTGGAGCGCGGCGCACGGCAAGAGCGCCCACACGCTGCTGACGGCGCGCTGGGACTCGCTCTGGTACACCCGGGTCGCCGATCTCGGCTACGGCTACGAGGTCCGCCTCCCGAACGGCGACGTGCACTCGAACCTCGCGTTCTTCCCGCTGCTGCCCTGGCTGGAGCGGCTCGTCTCGGCGGTCACACCGCTGTCGTACGCGGACGCGGGCCTGCTGGTCAGCACCTTGGCCTCGCTCGCCGCGGCCTGGGGGATCTTCGCGGTCGCGGACCATGTGTACGGCCGCCGGGTGGGTGTCTGCGCCGTGCTCGTGTGGGCGGTGCTGCCCGTCGGCATCGTGCAGTCGATGGCGTACAGCGAGTCCCTGTTCACGGCGCTCGCGGCCTGGTCGCTCTACGCGATGCTGACCGGCCGCTGGCTGACGGCCGGCCTGCTCGCCTCGCTCGCCGGGCTGACCCGCCCGGTGGGCATCGCGGTGGTCGCTGCCCTGTGGACGGCGGCGATTACCTCGTTCGCGGGAGAATTCGTACGGGACCGGAGCGCGCCGCGGCCGGACGGCGCATTCGTGTGGCCGCGCGCCCTCGGCATGCTCCTCGCGCCCCTCGGTGCCGCGGGCTACGTGCTGTGGGTCGGCCATCGCACGGGCAAGGGCCCGCTCGGATATCTCGACGTCCAGGCGGGCTGGCGCAACGGCTTCGACGGCGGTTACGCCTTCGCCCGCTTCATCGGCGACAAGTTCACGTCATTTCCGTCGGCCCTGGCCGGTGTCGGGCTGATCGTCGGGGTCGCGCTGATCGTCTGGCTGTACGTGACGTGCGTACGCCAGGGGCAGCCGCTGCCACTCCTCGTGTACGCGGGTGTCGTCACCGCGCTCGCCCTGTGCGCGTCGAGCTACTTCGGCTCGAAACCGCGCCTCCTGCTGCCCGCCTTCCCCCTTCTCCTCCCCCTCGCGGTGGCCCTGGCCCGGCTGCGTACGTCCAGGTCAGCGCTGGTTCTCGGCGGTGTGGCGGTGGCTTCGGCGGTCTATGGCGCGTTCTGGCTGAACGGCTCCGGGCCGCCGTGA
- a CDS encoding phosphatase PAP2 family protein, which translates to MRTERNLTRLDRVFARLDREPERPAHIDVPKMSRHRVVLFGATLAFYVAIVWAVAITSWLVRFDWQVMFFRPYQQWPEIHAFLDYYVVLGQRGPTAVMVAAWLGWRSWRQHTLRPLLTLGASLLLLNITVGAAKLGMGRLGPHYAITIGSNEMGLGGDIFPSGHTANAVVTWGILAYLASTPRARRWLSALSAVTSLGVGLTTVYLGTHWLSDVLLGWAAGLLILLALPWVEPLIARAEAGIFSLRDSWRARRDRSVPAPTASPVAAPVMVPQPTGADGEVPARETVGAARSPRAPVYLAPGPHTARSERTPVTPVGSRRPPHPDRVARGTTAASARPLTGG; encoded by the coding sequence GTGCGTACCGAACGAAACCTCACCCGTCTGGACCGGGTCTTCGCCCGGCTGGACCGTGAGCCGGAACGACCGGCCCACATCGATGTGCCGAAGATGAGCCGGCACAGGGTTGTGCTCTTCGGAGCCACCCTGGCCTTCTACGTGGCCATTGTGTGGGCCGTGGCGATCACGTCGTGGCTTGTCCGGTTCGACTGGCAGGTCATGTTCTTCCGGCCCTATCAGCAGTGGCCGGAGATCCACGCGTTCCTCGACTACTACGTGGTGCTCGGCCAGCGCGGCCCCACCGCCGTGATGGTCGCCGCCTGGCTCGGCTGGCGCTCCTGGCGGCAGCACACCCTGCGCCCGCTGCTCACGCTGGGCGCCTCGCTGCTGCTGCTCAACATCACGGTCGGCGCCGCCAAGCTCGGCATGGGCCGCCTCGGCCCGCACTACGCCATCACGATCGGCTCGAACGAGATGGGGCTCGGCGGCGATATATTCCCTTCGGGCCACACCGCGAACGCCGTCGTGACCTGGGGAATCCTGGCCTATCTGGCCTCGACCCCAAGGGCCCGACGCTGGCTGTCCGCCCTGTCCGCCGTGACCTCGCTCGGCGTCGGCCTCACCACCGTGTACCTCGGTACGCACTGGCTGAGCGACGTACTCCTGGGCTGGGCCGCGGGTCTGCTGATCCTGCTGGCGCTGCCGTGGGTCGAGCCGCTGATCGCGCGTGCCGAGGCCGGGATCTTCTCGCTGCGCGACTCCTGGCGCGCGCGTCGCGACCGCAGCGTGCCCGCTCCGACGGCCTCGCCGGTCGCCGCGCCCGTCATGGTCCCGCAGCCCACCGGCGCGGACGGGGAGGTGCCTGCCCGCGAGACGGTCGGCGCCGCCCGCTCGCCCCGGGCGCCCGTCTACCTGGCCCCCGGGCCGCACACCGCCCGCTCGGAGCGCACCCCGGTCACGCCGGTCGGCAGCCGCCGTCCGCCGCACCCGGACCGCGTGGCACGCGGGACCACGGCCGCCTCGGCTCGCCCCCTGACCGGCGGCTGA
- a CDS encoding I78 family peptidase inhibitor: MAPIPTPPAEPQDSPESYVGLEANSAERRAREHGWSSVRSLPPGAIITMEYRFGRLNFEVTDGRVTRCWKG, translated from the coding sequence ATGGCACCCATTCCCACCCCTCCCGCGGAGCCCCAGGACAGTCCGGAGAGCTATGTCGGGCTGGAGGCGAACAGCGCCGAGCGTCGTGCCCGCGAGCACGGCTGGTCCTCGGTGCGTTCGCTGCCGCCCGGCGCGATCATCACCATGGAGTACCGCTTCGGGCGACTGAACTTCGAGGTCACCGACGGCAGGGTGACCCGCTGCTGGAAGGGCTGA